One window of Candidatus Aminicenantes bacterium genomic DNA carries:
- a CDS encoding dihydroorotate dehydrogenase electron transfer subunit yields MMDMGARLVECVHLDDQHVVMALEAPEIAESALPGQFVMIGVSEGTDPLLRRPFGIMDASPPLVHVYFQVVGAGTRILADRRPGDRIPVLGPLGKGFPDACGRSILAVAGGRGIAPLVFALKHYRRNNHVSLLYGSRCAALLHLRDRIDKLGLDATNFCTECGDFGNRGLVTDTLTDMLATSGADMTISCGPHAMLAELATRLEKGATEDYMSAEALMGCGFGACHSCVIPAAAGGYLRVCKDGPVFSRREVLWRT; encoded by the coding sequence ATGATGGATATGGGCGCCCGGCTTGTAGAGTGTGTCCACCTGGACGACCAACACGTGGTCATGGCCCTGGAAGCCCCGGAAATCGCCGAGTCCGCCCTTCCGGGACAATTCGTAATGATCGGTGTCAGCGAAGGCACGGACCCCCTGTTGCGCCGCCCTTTCGGAATCATGGATGCGTCACCCCCCCTGGTTCATGTTTACTTTCAAGTGGTGGGAGCCGGTACACGCATCCTGGCCGACCGACGTCCGGGAGACCGGATACCGGTATTGGGCCCGCTGGGAAAGGGATTCCCGGATGCTTGCGGACGCAGCATCCTGGCCGTCGCCGGCGGCCGCGGCATCGCTCCCCTGGTTTTCGCCCTGAAGCATTACCGCCGGAACAACCACGTTTCACTACTTTACGGGAGTCGATGCGCCGCCCTGCTCCACCTGCGTGACCGCATCGACAAACTGGGCCTGGATGCTACGAATTTCTGTACGGAGTGCGGAGATTTCGGCAATCGGGGTCTGGTTACCGATACACTGACGGATATGCTTGCCACTTCAGGTGCGGACATGACCATTTCCTGTGGTCCGCACGCCATGCTGGCGGAACTGGCTACCCGCCTGGAAAAAGGCGCCACGGAGGACTATATGTCCGCGGAAGCCTTGATGGGATGTGGTTTCGGCGCCTGCCACAGTTGCGTGATTCCGGCCGCTGCGGGCGGCTACCTCAGGGTGTGCAAGGACGGGCCGGTTTTCTCCCGCCGGGAGGTTTTGTGGCGGACCTGA